The following are encoded in a window of Lynx canadensis isolate LIC74 chromosome B1, mLynCan4.pri.v2, whole genome shotgun sequence genomic DNA:
- the SMIM18 gene encoding small integral membrane protein 18 — translation MASLSSSLWNETTTSVYQYLGFQVQKIYPFHDNWNTACFVILLLFIFTVVSLVVLAFLYEVLDCCCCVKNKTVKDLKSEPNPLRSMMDNIRKREIEVV, via the coding sequence AtggcctctctgagctccagcctcTGGAATGAAACCACTACATCTGTTTATCAGTATCTTGGTTTTCAAGTTCAAAAAATTTACCCTTTTCATGATAACTGGAACACTGCCTGCTTTGTCATTCTGCTTTTATTCATATTTACAGTGGTATCTTTAGTGGTGTTGGCTTTTCTTTATGAAGTGCTTGACTGTTGCTGCTGTGTAAAAAACAAGACTGTGAAAGACTTGAAAAGTGAACCAAACCCTCTTAGAAGTATGATGGACAACATCAGAAAACGTGAAATTGAAGTCGTCTAG